In Gammaproteobacteria bacterium, the DNA window GCGAGGTCGAGTTTCATCAATGCATCAACGGTTTTTTCGGTGGGATCGACGATATCCATGATGCGCTTGTGCGTGCGAATCTCGTATTGATCGCGCGCATCCTTGTTCACGTGCGGCGAGATGAGAATCGTGAAGCGCTCCATTTTGGTTGGCAGCGGAATGGGACCCTTGACTCGC includes these proteins:
- the rpsJ gene encoding 30S ribosomal protein S10; the protein is MAASQRIRIRLKAFDHRLIDRSASEIVETARRTGARVKGPIPLPTKMERFTILISPHVNKDARDQYEIRTHKRIMDIVDPTEKTVDALMKLDLAAGVDVQIKLN